The Hypanus sabinus isolate sHypSab1 unplaced genomic scaffold, sHypSab1.hap1 scaffold_131, whole genome shotgun sequence sequence AGGCTTGGAGAGTTATGGACCAAACTAGACATGTGcgactagcagggaggatgctgtggttggTATGGACCATttgagccgaatggcctgtttagCCTGCATTACTCTAGTATTCCTTAATTCTAAAGTGACACAAGTTTCATCCCTGTGCAAATACTTTTACTTGTACACATCGTTCTGCTATCAGACACTGGTGTCTTTTCAGGGCTCCTGGCATCCAAGGTTTTACACATACACATTGTGGATCATGCTAACTATCTGCCCTGTTCTGCTGTGAGTTAAAATACAATGAAAATCAGATGTTTGCAGTAGCTATGCTAACACGTTACCTTCCCTGCACTGCCATATATTCAGTTACTAATCAATGGTCAATAATACATCATCTTCCATAGTATCAGTAACCTGTGAACTCAATCTGAATGGTGAGCAAGCTGGGAACTTACTCTTCAGagtaaaggtgggggtggggaattggggagaggtgatttgatagaggcgtataagctggtaagaggcatagatagaatggagaggcaacaacattttcccagggtggaaatgactaatatgagggggcataatgttaaggtgattagagaaaTGTATAGGGGTTTGTCAGaagtattttttttaacaaaaagaaaatggTGGTTGTATGGAATGCGCAGCCTGGGTAGTGATAAGGGCAGATGAATCAGTgagatttaagaggcttttagatagacacatggatgagaaAAATGGACAGCTATTTGAGAGAGTAAGGAtcaattgatcttggagcagattaAAAGTTCAgtgcaacatcatgggccaaaatcCCTGCATTCTGTTATATTGCTCTATGTCTTGCCCAGCTCAGTTTAAGCCCTGAGAGGAGTGACGAGAGCTGTGAAGCGAGGTTCAATAAACCCTTTGGAATCATATACCTTTAAGGCCCAGAAATAAACTATGCGATTTTCATTTTAATGACAGAGATGGTATCCTATAGGTAGATTTGTTTTTCTGCTGGGATGGAATGCTTCAGGTCAATTAAACTTTCAGCAGCGTGTAGGGCTCTGCCTATTCCTTACCTCACCACCATTTTGGGGTCAATATTACAAAGCATTAGTGAACCTCATTATCGTTTAtacttcccattcttctaaagCATCATGTAAATGTAAAGTACTTTGAATTAATCCATATTTTTCTCTACTTCAGGTGAAAGATGAGCGGACATTGGCGATTCTATGAGAAAGTAGTGCTGGGTGTTGTTATTACTCTGAGATTGTTATTCGTGTTCTGGGATAATGACCAACGTCGAGAGATTGATGTTGCAGAATCTGTTCATCGCAATGACCTGCCCAAGGTTGTTACAGCTGATGCAACTGAATCAGTGCTCAAGCCAAAGTGCCACGCGAACACGACATTGCTGCACCTGTCCTCATTTCATCAAGAGAAAGAGCACATAAAAAACTTATTGATGTATAAACACTGTCGAGAATTTGACATGATTCAAAATGTTCCAGACAAATGTGGTGGTCGAGAAGAATCTCAGAATGTCTTCCTGCTCCTGGTCATCAAATCTCACCCTTTCAACCAGGATCGGCGGGAAATGATAAGGAAGACCTGGGGCAGAGAACGCGAATTCAATGGGGTCCTAATTAAGAGAGTCTTTATTTCTGGTGTCTCTCCTGACCAAAAAGAAAGTAGGAAATTGAATCAGCTGTTAGCCATggaaaacagagaacacagagataTCCTACAATGGGATTTCTTGGATACCTTTTTCAACCTCACCCTCAAACAATACAAGTTGCTGCAGTGGGTCAGTGAATTTTGCCCCAGTGCTAAATTCATCTTCAATGGAGATGATGATGTCTTTGCCAATACCGATAACATGGTTGATTACTTGCTAGACATGAAGGttcaccaacacctgtttgtggGCCGTCTCATTTATGGGTTTGGACCCAAACGCCAGAAGACGAGCAAGTATTATGTGCCAGAAATAGTGACCACCATCAAGTCGTACCCACCATACATTGGTGGAGCGGGCATACTTATGTCTGTGTATACAGCTCACATCATTTTCCACATAGCCCAAGACCTTGAACTataccccattgatgatgtattttTGGGGATGTGTCTGGCCAAGGCTGGACTAGCCCCACACTCCCATAGCGGATTTAGGACAGCTGGAGTCAGGGTTCCTTCAACCCAAGATGAATCTTTCAATCCTTGCTATTACCGTGAGTTGCTGCTAGTGCACCGTTTTCGGCCTTTCGAACTGCTACTGATGTGGGATGCGGTGCATGATGCCAATCTGAAGTGTGCTCGTGCTCCCCAGGAGTCTGCATCCACGGAAAGGACCACATGAGTCATGAGAGAATGTAGCAACTGTTGGAATGTAATGCAG is a genomic window containing:
- the LOC132386787 gene encoding N-acetyllactosaminide beta-1,3-N-acetylglucosaminyltransferase 3-like; translation: MSGHWRFYEKVVLGVVITLRLLFVFWDNDQRREIDVAESVHRNDLPKVVTADATESVLKPKCHANTTLLHLSSFHQEKEHIKNLLMYKHCREFDMIQNVPDKCGGREESQNVFLLLVIKSHPFNQDRREMIRKTWGREREFNGVLIKRVFISGVSPDQKESRKLNQLLAMENREHRDILQWDFLDTFFNLTLKQYKLLQWVSEFCPSAKFIFNGDDDVFANTDNMVDYLLDMKVHQHLFVGRLIYGFGPKRQKTSKYYVPEIVTTIKSYPPYIGGAGILMSVYTAHIIFHIAQDLELYPIDDVFLGMCLAKAGLAPHSHSGFRTAGVRVPSTQDESFNPCYYRELLLVHRFRPFELLLMWDAVHDANLKCARAPQESASTERTT